A window of Cryptomeria japonica chromosome 3, Sugi_1.0, whole genome shotgun sequence contains these coding sequences:
- the LOC131061588 gene encoding uncharacterized protein LOC131061588, translating into MDSIKEAKSDGHQSQLEEANREKPLEKQQTQLEKTDREKPSEKKPLKKLLIKAPVSIPWMVRLITYTTIFVCSGSHYLLAAMKAKGPFFYIFVVSAIVVYFIVTMVLTIVKARRTGPTIVLVYLTSATYLSSLVALHTVMPSWLFTSLCFLTVALTAFHWILLLC; encoded by the exons ATGGATTCCATCAAGGAG GCGAAATCTGATGGACATCAGAGTCAACTCGAGGAAGCAAACCGCGAGAAGCCCTTGGAAAAGCAGCAGACTCAACTCGAGAAAACAGACCGTGAGAAGCCCTCGGAAAAGAAGCCCTTGAAAAAGCTACTGATTAAGGCCCCCGTTTCCATTCCATGGATGGTCCGTTTGATTACATACACGACCATCTTTGTATGTAGTGGATCTCATTACCTACTCGCTGCCATGAAAGCTAAGGGCCCTTTTTTCTATATATTTGTTGTGAGTGCTATTGTTGTATATTTTATTGTGACAATGGTGCTTACGATTGTTAAGGCTCGGAGAACAGGCCCTACAATTGTCCTTGTCTATTTGACCTCAGCGACCTATTTGAGTTCCCTTGTAGCTCTACACACTGTGATGCCGTCATGGCTTTTTACCAGTCTGTGTTTTCTCACTGTAGCACTCACAGCTTTTCATTGGATTTTATTATTGTGCTGA